In Actinomycetota bacterium, the sequence GCTTCTTTTAATGCATTAATCTCTTTTTCTGGATCTATAATAAATAAAACATCAGGGATTCTTTCCAAGTCCCTTATTCCATCAAATAACTTCTTTAATCTAACTAATTTATGATTTATTCTTGATGCTTCTTTTTTATTAAATTTCTTAAATGATTCACTTTCAACTAATTGTTCAAGCTCCTTTAATTTCTCAATCCTGCTCTTAATAGATGTAAAATTGGTTATTGTTCCACCTATCCATCTATGATTTACATATGGTGTGTCACATCTTTTCGCATGATTAGATGTTACTTCTTGAATCTGTTTTTTTGTGCCAACAAAAAGAATAATCTTGCCCTGACTTGTTATTTCCTTCGCGTATTTATAAGCTGCTTCTAATAACTCCATAGTCTGTTGAAGATCAATGATGTGAATCCCACTTCTCTCCATAAATATGTACTTCTTCATTTTAGGATTCCACCTTCTTGATTGGTGACCAAAGTGAACTCCAGCCTCAAGTAATTGTTTCATAGTTACTACACTCAATTTCTTTTACCTCCTATCTTGGGTTTTTCCTCCGCCTTATCCCCGAACATATAAATGACCCAAAGGGGATTTTTTATAGGCGTGTGTTTTTTAATCATATATTATAACAAAAAAAATGTTTTATCACTTGATTATATTCTATATTAGTCTTTGAATTTTCAAACGCATAGTTTAA encodes:
- the rpsB gene encoding 30S ribosomal protein S2: MSVVTMKQLLEAGVHFGHQSRRWNPKMKKYIFMERSGIHIIDLQQTMELLEAAYKYAKEITSQGKIILFVGTKKQIQEVTSNHAKRCDTPYVNHRWIGGTITNFTSIKSRIEKLKELEQLVESESFKKFNKKEASRINHKLVRLKKLFDGIRDLERIPDVLFIIDPEKEINALKEASKMEIPIIAVIDTNCDPDLIDYIIPGNDDAIRAGDLLTSVIADAIIAGKVEIAPPVELYEEEEIEEEVEVIELKKKPEKKAEDKLKEKHKEKLTKKTKEEVLVKEKMEEKEEEIEEKVKTVESKKELKEELKGKSIKKSAEKSKKKSGKKPKKKIKEKPVEDDKEE